The proteins below are encoded in one region of Streptomyces cyanogenus:
- a CDS encoding DUF3592 domain-containing protein, with product MQFQVRGRGARRWFTFGAIAFGGLFLVIGLILAGVSVSFLADAERAPGTVVDLEWRNDHSHVSHRKRGNDGPVAYPVVEFTAADGTRRTFRSSTGSNPPGYERGERVEVLYRADSPEDARINGFASLWLLPLIFGGIGLLFAGIGTVVALVTRRRS from the coding sequence GTGCAGTTTCAGGTGCGTGGCCGGGGGGCCCGCCGGTGGTTCACGTTCGGGGCGATCGCGTTCGGGGGGCTGTTCCTGGTCATCGGGCTGATCCTCGCCGGGGTGTCGGTCTCGTTCCTGGCGGATGCGGAGCGAGCCCCGGGCACGGTGGTGGACCTGGAGTGGCGGAACGACCACAGCCATGTTTCACACCGGAAGCGGGGCAACGACGGGCCCGTGGCGTACCCGGTGGTCGAGTTCACGGCGGCGGATGGCACGCGGCGGACCTTCCGGAGTTCCACGGGGTCCAATCCACCCGGGTACGAACGGGGTGAGCGGGTCGAGGTGCTCTACCGGGCGGATTCCCCCGAGGACGCGCGGATCAACGGGTTCGCCTCGCTGTGGCTGCTTCCGCTGATCTTCGGCGGGATCGGGCTGCTCTTCGCGGGGATCGGGACGGTTGTGGCGTTGGTGACGCGGAGGCGTTCCTGA
- a CDS encoding TetR/AcrR family transcriptional regulator codes for MTGVHDSEASEAGACRPAHRRSASATRTALRSAAAFRFGKYGYEGTSVRDIAGDVGVDAALVYRYFGSKEALFNDVVGTGKIFEPLLEEPVETIPDWFCALLSGTPKEGDFPHPVLSVLRSSGRDEALARLRADFTEVFTERLASRLGGPDADLRAELLAAWMLGTSLMRTEIRPPALIAASDATLERYVRAGIDVLLSPAPRDDAGSAGTGDVEHTTGDC; via the coding sequence GTGACGGGAGTACACGACAGCGAGGCGTCGGAGGCGGGGGCCTGCCGGCCGGCCCACAGGCGCTCGGCCTCGGCCACGCGTACCGCGCTCAGGTCCGCCGCCGCGTTCCGCTTCGGCAAGTACGGCTACGAGGGCACCAGCGTGCGCGACATCGCCGGCGACGTGGGGGTGGACGCCGCGCTCGTCTACCGCTACTTCGGCTCGAAGGAAGCGCTCTTCAACGATGTCGTGGGCACCGGGAAGATATTCGAACCCCTGCTGGAGGAGCCGGTCGAGACGATCCCCGACTGGTTCTGCGCGCTGCTGTCGGGGACGCCGAAGGAGGGCGACTTCCCGCATCCGGTGCTGTCGGTGCTGCGCTCCTCCGGCCGGGACGAGGCGCTGGCCCGGCTGCGGGCGGACTTCACCGAGGTGTTCACCGAGCGCCTGGCCTCCCGCCTGGGCGGCCCCGACGCCGATCTGCGTGCGGAACTCCTGGCGGCCTGGATGCTCGGCACCAGCCTGATGCGCACCGAGATACGGCCCCCGGCCCTGATCGCGGCGTCGGACGCCACACTGGAGCGGTACGTGCGGGCGGGCATCGACGTCCTGCTGAGCCCGGCACCGCGGGACGACGCGGGGTCGGCCGGGACCGGGGACGTCGAGCACACCACCGGCGACTGCTGA
- a CDS encoding UDP-glucose dehydrogenase family protein, translated as MIGTGYVGLTTGACLASLGHSVVCADADPRKVERLREARVDILEPDLPETVRDALEAGRLDFTGDTAAAVAEAEVVFLCLPTPMGAGGAADLAAVEAVAGEIRDVLRPGCVVVNKSTVPVGTCERVAALLGRGDVTVVSNPEFLREGRAVHDFLHPDRIVIGAGDRAAARRVADLYAALDAPLVLTDPASAELTKYAANFFLAMKLSFANNLATLCERFGADIADVTEGIGRDPRIGSAFLRPGPGWGGSCLPKDTHALLTMCDRSGVDFPLLSATIETNVTHQRRLVDRVAAACGRGEDGSLHGVRLALYGLTFKAGTSDLRDSPALAVARLLRERGAELTAYDPALSEERPDLSDLVELVADPVRAAEGAASCLVLTEWPELRDLDWAAIAARMTGHEVHDFRNLLDADLLARAGLSRRGIGRPAAPARVA; from the coding sequence GTGATCGGAACCGGTTACGTCGGACTGACCACCGGTGCCTGCCTGGCCTCCTTGGGACACTCCGTGGTGTGCGCCGACGCCGACCCGCGCAAGGTCGAACGGCTGCGCGAGGCCCGGGTCGACATCCTGGAGCCGGATCTGCCGGAGACCGTGCGGGACGCCCTGGAGGCGGGCCGGCTGGACTTCACCGGCGACACCGCGGCCGCCGTGGCAGAGGCCGAGGTGGTGTTCCTGTGCCTGCCCACACCCATGGGTGCGGGCGGCGCGGCCGACCTCGCCGCCGTGGAGGCCGTCGCCGGAGAGATCCGCGACGTGCTGCGACCCGGCTGTGTCGTCGTCAACAAGTCGACCGTGCCGGTCGGCACCTGCGAGCGCGTCGCCGCACTGCTCGGCCGGGGGGACGTGACCGTGGTGAGCAACCCGGAGTTCCTGCGCGAAGGCCGTGCGGTGCACGACTTCCTGCACCCCGACCGCATCGTGATCGGAGCCGGCGACCGGGCCGCCGCCCGGCGCGTGGCCGACCTGTACGCCGCGCTCGACGCGCCTCTGGTCCTCACCGACCCGGCCAGCGCCGAACTGACCAAGTACGCGGCGAACTTCTTCCTCGCGATGAAGCTGTCGTTCGCCAACAACCTCGCCACCCTGTGCGAACGCTTCGGCGCCGACATCGCCGATGTCACCGAGGGCATCGGCCGCGATCCGCGCATCGGCTCGGCGTTCCTGCGGCCCGGCCCGGGCTGGGGCGGCTCCTGCCTGCCCAAGGACACCCACGCCCTGCTGACCATGTGCGACCGGTCCGGCGTCGACTTCCCGTTGCTGAGCGCCACCATCGAGACCAACGTCACCCACCAGCGCCGGCTCGTGGACCGTGTGGCCGCCGCGTGCGGGCGCGGCGAGGACGGTTCCCTGCACGGCGTACGGCTCGCCCTGTACGGCCTGACCTTCAAGGCCGGCACCTCCGACCTGAGGGACTCGCCCGCGCTCGCCGTCGCCCGGCTGCTGCGCGAGCGGGGCGCCGAACTCACCGCATATGACCCGGCGTTGTCCGAGGAGCGGCCCGACCTGAGCGATCTGGTCGAGCTCGTCGCCGACCCGGTGCGGGCCGCCGAGGGTGCCGCGTCCTGCCTGGTCCTCACCGAGTGGCCGGAGCTGCGGGACCTCGACTGGGCGGCGATCGCCGCGCGGATGACCGGCCACGAGGTCCACGACTTCCGCAACCTGCTCGACGCGGACCTGCTCGCGCGGGCCGGGCTGAGCCGGCGGGGCATCGGACGCCCGGCGGCACCGGCTCGCGTGGCGTGA
- a CDS encoding glycosyltransferase translates to MRVLCTTLGSPSHGRAQLPLLRALAEAGHQVLVVTVDDLAPVFRDDDVEVNAALPRFNPFTAAGPYLAELPEPPDMTKPTPELTRLLMRGVGGAAVTPQLDILLPLARDFRPDLILRDGMDMSSVLIAELLGVPQLPTPSGFSNIMEPAEILPQLNERREELGLPVRDDPLSVVPHGRVDYVPPAFSFARNPSHAWSYRQTVDVERHGLLPSWAAELPTDRPLVYAAIGTALPALREHMADSAEPLPVKLPDTAESLRAIVEAAVVLDDCMVVVSTSGMPLDDTDGLPGHVHVTERVPQPLLLESVDLFVTHGGFNSIREAMRTGTPLAVLPHFGDQHANAERVEELGLGRLVADRTAGGIADVCRKLLADPEPRARARSAQLAMLTLPDVEQAVGDLEGIAG, encoded by the coding sequence ATGCGGGTTCTGTGCACCACGCTCGGCAGTCCCTCCCATGGGCGCGCCCAGCTGCCCCTGCTGCGCGCCCTGGCCGAGGCCGGGCACCAGGTGCTGGTCGTCACCGTCGACGACCTCGCCCCGGTCTTCCGTGACGACGACGTCGAAGTGAACGCCGCGCTCCCCCGGTTCAACCCGTTCACCGCGGCCGGCCCGTACCTCGCCGAACTCCCCGAACCCCCCGACATGACCAAGCCGACACCGGAGCTGACCCGGTTACTGATGCGGGGCGTGGGCGGGGCGGCCGTGACGCCGCAGCTGGACATCCTGCTGCCCCTCGCCCGGGACTTCCGCCCCGATCTGATCCTGCGGGACGGCATGGACATGAGCTCGGTGCTGATCGCCGAACTGCTGGGCGTACCGCAGCTTCCGACGCCCTCCGGGTTCAGCAACATCATGGAGCCCGCCGAGATCCTGCCGCAGCTGAACGAGCGGCGCGAGGAGCTGGGGCTGCCCGTGCGGGACGACCCGCTGTCGGTCGTACCGCACGGACGCGTCGACTACGTACCGCCCGCCTTCTCCTTCGCCCGGAACCCCTCCCATGCCTGGTCATACCGGCAGACGGTCGACGTGGAGCGCCACGGGCTGCTGCCCTCGTGGGCGGCCGAACTGCCCACGGACCGGCCGCTGGTGTACGCCGCGATCGGTACGGCCCTGCCGGCGCTGCGCGAGCACATGGCCGACTCGGCCGAGCCGTTGCCGGTCAAGCTGCCGGACACCGCCGAGAGCCTGCGCGCGATCGTGGAGGCGGCGGTCGTGCTGGACGACTGTATGGTGGTGGTGTCGACGTCGGGGATGCCCCTGGACGACACCGACGGGCTGCCCGGGCACGTCCACGTCACCGAGCGCGTGCCGCAGCCGCTGCTGCTGGAGTCGGTCGACCTGTTCGTCACCCACGGCGGGTTCAACAGCATCCGCGAGGCCATGCGCACCGGCACACCGCTGGCGGTCCTGCCGCACTTCGGGGACCAGCACGCCAACGCGGAGCGGGTGGAGGAGCTGGGCCTCGGCCGACTCGTCGCCGACCGCACCGCGGGAGGCATCGCCGACGTGTGCCGCAAGCTGCTCGCCGACCCCGAACCCCGGGCGCGGGCCCGGTCGGCCCAGTTGGCGATGCTCACGCTGCCGGACGTCGAGCAGGCGGTCGGCGACCTGGAGGGGATCGCCGGGTAG
- a CDS encoding MDR family MFS transporter, with product MTFSDTQQQGAAGGAPARLGHRQITTVMSGLVLGMFLGALDQTVVSSALRTIADDLHGLTAQAWVTTAYLVTATIATPLYGKLSDLHGRRPVYLAAIALFTAGSLLCGCATSIYELAVFRAVQGLGGGGLMSLAMTIVADITTPRERGRYQGYFMAVFGGASIVGPLVGGAFADRTSLLGIDGWRWIFLINMPLAAAAAVAIVRVLRFPHRRVRHRLDHAGALALAVGLVPLLIVAEQGRTWGWVSPRALLLYAIGVVGLSVFVVVERRAGDAALLPPRLFRIRAFRLGVGLHFVVGIGMFGAMTTLPLYLQLVRGMSPMAAGLATLPTVFANLAVTLLVGRLISRTGRFKVHLVAGTGSFTAAMLVFATLRVDSPLWQAALGMALMGAGLGASMQTLTTLAQSEVPRTDMGAATASVNFFRSNGGTVGTAAFLSVLFSTAAGRIADRLAEARHDPAYRRLLARPDNAHALTGVLRPGGGVGLEDSAFLHTLDRGAALPFLQGYVAAMRVVFLTGAAVALVAFLIAAWRVPNLTLSDE from the coding sequence GTGACCTTCTCCGACACCCAGCAGCAGGGCGCCGCCGGGGGCGCGCCCGCGCGGCTCGGTCACCGGCAGATCACCACCGTCATGTCCGGTCTGGTGCTCGGCATGTTCCTGGGGGCGCTGGACCAGACGGTGGTCTCCTCCGCCCTGCGCACCATCGCCGACGACCTGCACGGGCTGACGGCCCAGGCGTGGGTGACCACCGCCTACCTCGTCACCGCGACCATCGCGACGCCGCTGTACGGCAAACTCTCCGACCTGCACGGCCGGCGGCCCGTCTACCTCGCCGCGATCGCCCTGTTCACGGCGGGCTCGCTGCTGTGCGGATGCGCCACGTCGATCTACGAACTCGCGGTCTTCCGCGCTGTGCAGGGGCTCGGCGGCGGCGGGCTGATGTCGCTGGCGATGACGATCGTCGCCGACATCACCACCCCTCGCGAACGGGGCCGGTACCAGGGTTACTTCATGGCCGTGTTCGGTGGCGCCAGCATCGTCGGCCCGCTCGTGGGTGGCGCGTTCGCGGACCGGACCAGCCTGCTCGGCATCGACGGCTGGCGCTGGATCTTCCTGATCAACATGCCGCTCGCCGCCGCCGCGGCCGTGGCGATCGTCCGTGTACTGCGCTTCCCCCACCGGCGCGTACGGCACCGGCTCGACCACGCGGGGGCGCTGGCCCTGGCCGTGGGGCTCGTACCGCTGCTGATCGTCGCCGAGCAGGGCCGTACCTGGGGCTGGGTGTCGCCCCGGGCACTGCTGCTGTACGCGATCGGCGTGGTGGGGCTCAGCGTGTTCGTCGTGGTGGAGCGGCGGGCGGGGGACGCCGCGCTGCTGCCGCCGCGCCTGTTCCGCATCCGCGCCTTCCGGCTGGGCGTGGGGCTGCATTTCGTCGTCGGGATCGGCATGTTCGGCGCGATGACGACATTGCCGCTCTACCTCCAGCTCGTCCGCGGTATGAGCCCCATGGCCGCGGGTCTGGCCACCCTGCCCACGGTGTTCGCGAACCTCGCGGTGACGCTGCTCGTGGGCCGGCTGATCTCCCGCACCGGCCGGTTCAAGGTCCATCTCGTCGCCGGCACCGGCTCGTTCACCGCGGCGATGCTCGTCTTCGCCACGCTGCGCGTGGACAGCCCGCTGTGGCAGGCGGCGCTCGGCATGGCGCTGATGGGAGCGGGCCTCGGCGCGTCGATGCAGACGCTGACCACCCTCGCCCAGAGCGAGGTGCCCCGTACGGACATGGGCGCGGCGACGGCCTCGGTCAACTTCTTCCGCTCCAACGGCGGTACGGTCGGCACCGCCGCGTTCCTCTCGGTCCTGTTCTCCACGGCGGCCGGCCGCATAGCCGACCGGCTGGCCGAGGCCCGCCACGACCCGGCCTACCGCCGGCTGCTGGCCCGGCCCGACAACGCGCACGCCCTCACGGGAGTGCTGCGCCCGGGCGGCGGCGTCGGCCTGGAGGACTCCGCCTTCCTGCACACTCTCGACCGGGGCGCGGCGCTGCCGTTCCTCCAGGGGTACGTCGCCGCGATGCGCGTCGTCTTCCTCACCGGCGCCGCGGTGGCCCTGGTCGCCTTCCTGATCGCGGCCTGGCGGGTACCGAACCTGACACTCTCCGACGAGTAG